One segment of Fusarium oxysporum f. sp. lycopersici 4287 chromosome 7, whole genome shotgun sequence DNA contains the following:
- a CDS encoding hypothetical protein (At least one base has a quality score < 10), with the protein MASSSSQNVSKGKRVLLTGGNGFVASHILNDLVKRGYSVTATVRSEDKAQAVYKTHPNWKENVEFEYVADLTKKGAFDHLFEGAGQPFDYIIHTASPVAFKVKDIQKDLIDPAIQGQVVTLMKLFLGATDLCRTIGVFESAHKLAGPTLKRIVLLGSAVAVLNTFEDKTKAGKDYTEADWNPVTSTYAIQNNDVVSGYNASKVESERAAWKIMKEKTPSFDLAVINPDIITGPMIHPMSGAKSVNETNRFAIYNFLDGTHQQIEGVEFPFYHFVDVRDVARAHVDSLTNPAASGKRILMVAGLITPQLVANTVRKAFPQLQNKIPEGNPAQILPPNNEPTGWDTSASIKILSEGTSSGKWEFIGLENSLTDAVQGMLDAGIL; encoded by the exons ATGGCAAGCAGTTCATCTCAAAACGTCAGCAAGGGCAAACGTGTCCTTCTCACCGGAGGCAATGGCTTTGTGGCGTCGCATATACTTAATGATTTGGTGAAA CGTGGTTATTCGGTTACCGCCACGGTTCGGTCTGAAGACAAAGCGCAAGCTGTTTATAAAACTCACCCTAACTGGAAAGAGAATGTCGAGTTTGAATATGTCGCGGACTTGACTAAGAAGGGGGCCTTCGATCATCTCTTCGAGGGTGCGGGCCAACCATTTGATTACATCATTCATACAGCCTCTCCAGTTGCattcaaggtcaaggacaTTCAGAAAGATCTGATCGATCCTGCTATCCAAGGGCAAGTAGTAACCCTTATGAAGCTTTTTCTAGGAGCGACTGACCTGTGTAGAACCATCGGCGTCTTCGAAAGCGCACACAAGCTAGCTGGGCCTACTTTGAAACGAATTGTACTCCTTGGTAGCGCAGTTGCTGTTCTGAACACCTTTgaagacaagaccaaggctgGGAAAGATTATACAGAAGCTGACTGGAACCCG GTTACTTCGACTTATGCTATCCAGAACAACGACGTGGTCTCTGGATATAATGCCTCAAAAGTAGAAAGCGAAAGAGCAGCGTGGAAGATAATGAAGGAAAAGACCCCTTCATTTGATCTTGCTGTTATCAACCCTGATATCATCACTGGGCCCATGATCCACCCGATGTCAGGAGCAAAGTCGGTTAATGAGACAAACCGCTTTGCAATCTACAATTTCTTAGATGGAACGCATCAGCAAATCGAAGGTGTCGAATTCCCCTTCTATCACTTT GTTGACGTTCGCGATGTAGCTCGGGCCCACGTGGACTCTTTGACAAACCCAGCCGCGTCGGGGAAACGAATTCTCATGGTGGCTGGCTTGATCACACCTCAATTGGTCGCCAACACCGTGCGCAAAGCTTTTCCTCAGTTGCAAAACAAAATTCCCGAAGGAAACCCGGCACAAATCTTGCCGCCTAATAACGAACCGACGGGCTGGGACACCAGTGCTAGCATCAAGATTTTATCAGAGGGAACATCATCAGGGAAATGGGAGTTTATTGGCTTGGAGAATAGTTTGACGGATGCTGTTCAAGGTATGCTAGATGCCGGGATTTTGTAA
- a CDS encoding 2-dehydropantoate 2-reductase: protein MIVKAVQPRVHVLGLGSIGTFAAHSLAEVPPPLTPSATLLLHRASLVDQYVRNGSQITLEAREGEIVNYGNYNLEVLEDDQWHSASSTCHDSTPNGNMTVQDDIIDHFVVSIKGPQTSSALQPLKHRLNASSHILFLQNGTGMIEDVKKHVFTKEETRPNFITGVISHGVTLNSPFNITHTGFTATSLGLVPRGEQISKAIPRTKPYLLEALALVPRFNATSYSFLEVFQIQLEKLAVNAFCNPLCALNDAKNKFLFTIPETRRALLTEISQVVCALPELRDIPGVPERFSVERLEATVDGIIQKTAETTCSMVVDLRRGQKTEIQFINGYWCRRGREVGVPTPINDKLQHHTHILSFKVPHITLY, encoded by the exons ATGATTGTCAAAGCCGTCCAACCTCGTGTCCACGTCTTGGGTCTGGGAAGCATCGGCACGTTTGCTGCTCACTCGCTAGCTGAAGTCCCGCCTCCTCTAACCCCATCGGCCACTCTGCTACTACATCGAGCGTCTCTAGTTGACCAATACGTGAGAAACGGCAGCCAGATTACCTTGGAGGCAAGAGAAGGCGAAATTGTAAACTACGGCAATTACAACCTCGAAGTGCTGGAAGATGACCAATGGCATAGTGCCTCTTCAACGTGTCATGACTCGACACCAAATGGCAACATGACGGTTCAGGACGATATCATCGACCATTTTGTCGTCTCTATCAAAGGCCCGcaaacatcatcagcatTACAACCCTTGAAACACCGCCTGAATGCTTCTTCACACATTCTCTTCTTGCAAAATGGGACCGGAATGATAGAAGACGTCAAGAAACATGTTTTTACCAAGGAAGAAACCCGACCTAACTTCATTACCGGGGTTATATCACATGGGGTAACACTCAACTCGCCCTTCAACATCACCCATACTGGATTCACAGCAACATCTTTGGGGCTGGTGCCTCGGGGCGAACAAATCTCTAAGGCCATCCCGAGAACAAAGCCCTATCTTCTGGAAGCTCTTGCCCTAGTACCGAGATTCAACGCAACCTCATACTCGTTCCTCGAAGTTTTCCAAATACAGCTAGAGAAGCTCGCAGTCAACGCATTCTGCAATCCTCTCTGCGCCTTGAATGACGCTAAGAACAAATTCCTCTTCACCATTCCCGAGACGAGACGCGCTCTGCTTACAGAGATATCCCAAGTTGTGTGCGCCCTTCCTGAGTTACGCGATATACCTGGTGTTCCGGAGCGGTTTTCAGTAGAGAGGCTTGAGGCGACAGTGGATGGGATTATTCAGAAGACGGCTGAAACTACATGTTCAATGGTGGTGGACCTGCGACGTGGACAGAAAACAGAGATACAGTTTATTAATGGGTACTGGTGTCGGCGAGGCAGGGAGGTTGGAGTGCCGACGCCGATTAACGACAAACTT CAACACCATACTCATATTCTCTCCTTCAAGGTTCCCCATATCACTCTCTACTAG